The genomic interval TATGAGAGATTGACCTGAAACATTTGTAAACGTTATTGAAATTCTAAAAACGCAACCTTTGACCTTCTATTGGTTCTAACTGAAACATTTATAAGAACGCACCTTGACTTCAGACATTCGCAGTGTCTTGATCATGAAACGATCATCCTGAGACAGGAAAAAGACACTACCACTTTTCCCTGGAGAAGATAATTCCCTCAGAGTATCGTTTCCACAAATGGACATCATGTAGTCGGCAGCATCAATCTTGAACATCTCTCTCAAATTTCTGCAATAGGTTATATTAAACAAACTCATGGAAGGACTCGTGGGATTTAAGAATGCATATTATGATCAATCAAACACTTATGTACCACATTATGATCTTATATTCTTAAATCCCATATTATCCCGGATTTGGAACACATTTGTTCTTCTGAATATAACGCACAAAATTAAGGATAATAGAAGCACAGGCATGTTCCAAAGGAGACAATTCAATTCAAATTGGAAACATCCACGATATGATGGGAGCTAAATAAGCTAACTCGCCTAAAAAGGGGTTTAAAATCTTGCctaaagagaaagatttacttGCACTCCTAGACGGTATAACAATTATATCAGCACCACATGAAAGACACACATCATCAAAAAATGAGGAGTAACTACTGACCTGAACACCATGGGGCAGTAATCTTTCCATTTAAAATCCTCTGATGCATGGGTAGGTGTTAATTGAGAACCTTCTTTAGGAAAATTCATCCAAAAGCTTGCTTTGGTACCAAAATCTGATATTCTTACTTCTCGCGTAGGTATAGGTGTTATCTTGCCCACGGTATACCTAACCAATTGAAGGATATTAACGAGGAAATCCATGCAAAAGCAACCATATTGAAGAATGATGGGACAGTTATGTAAACAACACAAATTTAGTAACTATTGGGCTGTTATGCGTTTTGTAAccattattaaaaaatgtttatgttGTATTGAGTGCGATTGAGAGAGGAAGAGTCTCTGTTAGTGCTTAGGCCTATCTATTTATTGTGTATTAAGAGAGGTTGCTCTCAATGAGGGACTCTGTcctgtatttttattttgttgtctGGGTTTGTTGTAACTTCTTTTCTGGTTTAATCccgaaaatatataaattaaactaCTTGGTTTGTGTGTAGTTCTCTTGAGTCTAACCAAAAACTAGGAAAATCCATGCAAAGGAAAGTGAAGACAGTTTGTTTAGGACAGCATTTTAACTTCAACTTAGATGGAGTTTGTGCCTTCAGTTCACAGTTTTCGGCCTCGTGAAATCCTAATCTTAAAATTGGAGTAATGAAATAAGATGAGCTATCTATGTTCCACAGTAAAAGTGAATCAATGCGAGCGAAAAACTTTGTTGAATGAAAACAGCTTATAGTTGTCATGCGATTCTCTTATCTTTATTGGAGCTGCACACCACAGATCTCTATTCTCAACTCAACTGTTGGTGCATAGGAAGAACAAAAGAGGTTAGGTATGTGACCTTTGGTATTATTGACGAATAGAATCATCAACCATACCTATATTATAATTATGGTTTTATAACTTAGTTATTGCCTTCCAACTTTGGATTCATCTTGAAATGTTAGCATATGTCATGTGCAATAGAATAAATACAAAAGCATGTAGAAGTTGCAGAGAATAATTAGACTGTAACAAATGATAACAACTGAAGAAACTTCAGTGTGCTACAGGTGAACATAGTGTCTTTACCTTATTCCAAGCTGCAAACTGAGCATTAGATCATAACTCCTGTGACCTTTAATGATTATTTCACCAGGTCTTTTAGTCTCTTTGGCAAGCTTTTTTTGAAGTCGCCTTGCCCTTCTCGACATTGATGAAAACATGTTATTTAACACAACCTCACTTATCAATACACCTTGCATGTACTCTCGTTCCAAAATTGGGATCGTTGTATCAACCTCTTTGTCGCTACTTTCTGGCACAGAATCTGCTAATCCTAATGCTGAATCATATCCAATCACTTTCTCAATCGACACCTCAAGACTCCAACGCCTTTCAAGAGACACATTTCTTCTATTAGACTGTTCCAGATTTAACAGGTTTCCTTTTGCAAGCTTATCAGATGAACCATAACTTGACAGCTGATTTTCTGGTACCTCGACATCTCTCACTCGCTTTTGTTTTCTCAAATCTGGCAATAGCCCTCTTTTTCTCAAGGCACTGAGATAAATTTCTTGCACTGATGGAAGCCGGCTACCTCTTGGATAAAAGGTTCCTTTGCCATCTTTTAGACCAAATGCCCAAGTCCCAACATAGCATCCTCCATCACTGCAAGTGTAAACTCCAAATCCATGCATCATGCCATTTAACCAGTTGCCTTCATATGAGTCCCCATTTATCCAGGTGAGTGTTCCTTTTCCTGACATTATCCCACCTTTCATATTCCCTACGTAAACATTTCCATTGGTCCAGGTATACTTGCCAGGGCCCTCTGGTGTTCCTTGCATCCAAGAACCTTCAAAGGTATCTCCATTAGGATAAACTTCATACCCCAGTCCATGTTTAAGATTCAACCGCCATCTACCTTTATAGGTCAATTTATCAGAACGAATATATCTCCCCGTTCCATGGATATATCCACCAGAGAAATCACCTTCATACTCTGCTCCAGAAGGCCATCTTATCTTCCCATACCCATTTCTCGTACCTCTCCTCCATTCACCCTCATATACACAACCATCAAACCAAACGTACGTTCCATGACCCTCATAAACATTGCCATAAAGGGATCCAGAATATGACTCTCCATTAGGAAGTAAGAGTTGCCCAACACTAAAGCCATCACTTTCACCGTTTGTCAATGTAGAAGGTTGGTCTAATTCAGGAAGCACATCAACATATTTCGTTCTGTCTGCACAAGAAAGTGCTCCGTTTGAATAATCTGCAATGGCCACGGGGCCAGACATTCACAATTaccagaaaaaaatatttccttGTAGAATTTCAAATGCCCGGAATTATCAGCAGCTCCAAAACAAGAAGGTTTGCATATAGGAATTCTGACCCAAAGATCACCCTTGAAACTCTTTGTCCTATGAATACAATATGTTACTACTTAAGGCAAAATATGTAATTATACTCAGCGTCTGGATCGATTGAAAAGGTTGTTACAGATTAACCATGGTTTCAAATTCGAACTCTAGGCATGCAATCTGTATTGCCTATAGTAGTTTTAAGCGACTCGAGTAGACTTGTCTTCTATGAAGGATACCTGTAGTCTCAAACAAGATAAAAATACATATGTTATATATTGTAGCTATTATAAGTGATTGAAAAAAACAAAGATGGACGAGAATTCAAGAATCAAAATCATATTACAGTGTGTGTATGTGTGTTTGTATATGAAGAAACAAGTTTAATTCTAAAAGGCAGTGACCAGACTCACTGTGTTCTTCATTGAATTTTGCAGACCACAAATTACTAAAAAAAGGGCAGACCGAAACATACGATCACAATATTAAATGGAGaccagaaaaaaattaaacaatagtatcaaaaaaaaaattataaaaaaggaCAAGAATTAAATGAAAAAGGTAACAATATTTTCCGTCATTATGAGAACATTTATCAAGAAAGCAATATGCAAGACAGAGTGGGTATTTGGGGAGAGtcaaagaaaaagagaagacTAATAACAACAAAATGTGTAGCAAATGAAGCTCCTTGGTCCTTACATCATTACATGGCTAAATAATACTAGGAATTCCATTGTTGAGATTTCATAGGCTTATAAGGATAGGTTCCTTAGCTTTGAATACAGAAAGAACAGCCAAAACATCATACACACGCAAGTGCCAGAAGAAATTGCAAAGTGAAGATAACAAAGATTGTGAGATACGACATTAGTGAATATGAAATTGACATCCACTAACACAAGGAGGAAGTGTGAAGAGTTTACCGGAGAATTATGAGCAGTGATGAAACAGTGTGGTTGCCGGAGAATGCAAGAAGAAGAGATTAACTCTGTTCAAATGGAAGATTATATAGTTCTTCCAAAATTCTTAAAATTGAATTGGTTCATTTTTCAAAACAGCTTTTTAATGACAATTCAGAGTATAAGTTAGGTCAATTGATCCAAATCAAATTATGGGTCAGCTAACTTACAATAGTTGATTAATATGAGCACATCAACTTAttaaaaaagtgaaaatgaTTTGGTTTtccatttattatattatacgATCGTCCGTATTAGATGTAACGATTGGTCAGGAAAATAATTAGCGTTGATTACTCATATAAATAGTTCATAATGTAAAGTTCGAATAATTTATTACACGATTCATCTAATGAAGTAAGATTGAGAAATTCAATGGCTACATAGTTAGGTTTTCTTTATTCGATTTCAACAGTATTTTTATCCAAAACGTAATGCAACAAAGATAAACACGAAGCTTATAGTGGAAGGGATTTGACACCTAATatggtacattaaataaaaaaaagagaaggaaagagATATAGAAAGtggacaa from Phaseolus vulgaris cultivar G19833 chromosome 1, P. vulgaris v2.0, whole genome shotgun sequence carries:
- the LOC137815393 gene encoding phosphatidylinositol 4-phosphate 5-kinase 9-like, whose translation is MSGPVAIADYSNGALSCADRTKYVDVLPELDQPSTLTNGESDGFSVGQLLLPNGESYSGSLYGNVYEGHGTYVWFDGCVYEGEWRRGTRNGYGKIRWPSGAEYEGDFSGGYIHGTGRYIRSDKLTYKGRWRLNLKHGLGYEVYPNGDTFEGSWMQGTPEGPGKYTWTNGNVYVGNMKGGIMSGKGTLTWINGDSYEGNWLNGMMHGFGVYTCSDGGCYVGTWAFGLKDGKGTFYPRGSRLPSVQEIYLSALRKRGLLPDLRKQKRVRDVEVPENQLSSYGSSDKLAKGNLLNLEQSNRRNVSLERRWSLEVSIEKVIGYDSALGLADSVPESSDKEVDTTIPILEREYMQGVLISEVVLNNMFSSMSRRARRLQKKLAKETKRPGEIIIKGHRSYDLMLSLQLGIRYTVGKITPIPTREVRISDFGTKASFWMNFPKEGSQLTPTHASEDFKWKDYCPMVFRNLREMFKIDAADYMMSICGNDTLRELSSPGKSGSVFFLSQDDRFMIKTLRMSEVKVLLRMLPDYHHHVKSYENTLITKFFGLHRIKPSSGQKFRFVVMGNMFCTELRIHRRFDLKGSSLGRSSDKIEIDENTTLKDLDLNYCFYLEPSWRESLLKQIEIDSKFLEAQHIMDYSLLLGVHYRAPQHLRPLISYNQRRSVDGLAILAEEDPLEDEASYPQGLVLVPRGADDNSVVVGSHVRGSRLRASSAGDEEVDLLLPGTARLQIQLGVNMPSRAEQISGKQEQQKLHSVYDVVLYLGIIDILQDYNMTKKIEHAYKSLHFDSLSISAVDPTFYSHRFLEFIQKVFPPNAMAG